The DNA segment TCGAGGAAGCCCAGGAATCGAAGGCTCCGACAGAGCGGTTCATCGATCGCTTTTCGAGATACTATACACCGGGCGTGGTTGTCGTTGCCGCGTTGGTTTCCATCATCCCACCTTTACTTGTTGGCGGCGAATGGAGTGAATGGATTTACAAGGGGCTTGCGATCCTTTTGATCGGCTGCCCTTGCGCCCTCGTCATTTCGACACCTGCTGCCATTGCCGCTTCACTGTCGGCGGGCGCACGGCGCGGCCTTCTCATGAAGGGCGGCGCAGTTCTCGAAGGGGTCGGCAGGGTGACTGCAGTCGCGTTCGACAAGACGGGGACGTTGACCGAAGGAAAGCCCAAGGTGACGGATGTTATTCCTTTCGGCCGCAGTAGTCCCGAGGTACTCCGTTATGCTGCGGCACTTGAAACCGGATCAAGCCATCCGCTGGCGGTCGCGATCCTCGCCAGAGCGGATGAAGACGGGCTCGATGCTCCAGCTTCGACCGATGCCAAGGCACTCGGCGGCAAAGGCGTTAGCGCGGTCATCGACGGCGTGGAAGTCTTCCTCGGATCTCCGAAGGCTGCTGCCGAGCGTGTGACGATTCCGATAGCGCATTCGCTGCAGATTACCTCTCTGAACGAGGATGGCAAGACTGTATCCGTTTTGGTAATCGGCGATGTACTTGCAGGTGCCATCGCCATGCGCGACGAACCCCGAGCGGACGCGATCGAGGGCCTTAAGGCACTGACCGATCTCGGGATCAAAGCAATCATGCTTACGGGCGACAACGCTCGCACGGCATCAGCCATTGGCGCTCAGCTTGGCATTGAAGTTCGTGCAGAACTGATGCCTGAGGACAAGCAGCGTATTGTTGGCGAACTCAAACAGGAAGGTTACGTGGTCGGCAAGATCGGGGATGGCATCAACGATGCTCCCGCTCTCGCTGCGGCAGATATAGGCATCGCCATGGGTGGCGGCACGGACGTCGCGCTGGAGACCGCCGATGCCGCGGTACTCCACGGCAGAGTCGGGGATGTCGCTCTCATGGTCGATCTTTCGAAGCGTACGATGCGAAACATTTTTCAGAATATCACCATCGCGCTCGGCCTCAAGGCTGTGTTTCTCGTCACCACCATTATGGGAATCACTGGCCTCTGGCCCGCTATCCTGGCAGATACGGGTGCAACTGTGCTTGTTACGATAAACGCCTTGCGCCTCCTGCGCCCCATACGTTGAAGGCAGTAAAATGATCAGGAAAATTGTATTTGGAGGGATCCTGCTGATGGTAGCGACCTCGGTCGTATTCAGTCTGGTCGGGGTCCTCGCTGTCTGGAATCCAAAGGAGCTTTTCCAGTACCAAGACGGTCAGACGGTGTCGCAGTGAGAAGGAGGAAGCAATGAACAAGAGATCGAATTCGACAATCCGCGTCGCCGCGACAATCTTTGCATGTCTGCTTGCTGGAACGGCGTTTGCACATGACTTCAAGGCAGGAAAGCTGGAACTTAGGCACCCTTGGTCGGCACTGGCTCCTCCGGTCGCTCCGGTGCTGGGTGGCTATGTGACGATCGTCAACACCGGACAGGAGTCTGACCGTCTTGTCGGTGGCACGACTAACATCGCCGAGAGACTGGAAATCCACGAGTCCTCCCTGGTGGATGGGGTAGCGAAAATGCGTCCGGCGAAGCAAGGCCTCGAAATTGCCCCCGGTGCTACCTTGGCGCTTCAACCCGGTGGAACCCACATAATGCTGGTCAAGCCCATAAATCGGCCGGTCGAAGGTGAGAAGTTCAAGGCGACGCTCCTGTTCGAGAAAGCAGGAGCAGTGGAGGTCGAGTTCGTTGTGCAGAAGCCGAAACGAGAGTCGGGCGAGGATCATTCCGGCCATCAAGATCCATGATTAGTGGCCTAGAGCGTTTTCACAGGACCTCTATCAACCTCAGGGTCGACAATCCCTCCGCAGTTGTCTGGTGAAGCCTCAGGCGACTGCTAATATGGTTGAGTGCGATGATACTTGCTGGGTTCCTCTTGTATTTCGATGCTGAACGGCATCAGAGCAGGTGCGACCCGAGCAGATCCCGGTTCATCGCCCGCCTTGGAAAATGCACTTGTCAATTCTCAAACTTCATGCGAATGATTTGCAATAGCAACTAAGCAAAAACCAAGAATCGTAGGTGAATCTATGGACAGTCCGGTAAAGGGCTGGCGGCGGGCCGGAGGGGAAGCGTCGCTGTCTGACGTGCATCGATCCATCGCGGTGGCGACCGGGCAGGGCACATTTCGCCGGGCCATGGCTTTCTTTGGTCCAGGCTACCTGGTGGCAGTCGGGTATATGGATCCTGGAAACTGGGCGACCTCTCTCGCCGGCGGATCCCGCTTCGGCTATGCGCTTTTGACGGTAGCACTTGTGTCGAACATCATGGCGATCGTGCTCCAGTCGCTCTGCGCCCGTCTCGCGATCGGCTCCGGGCGAGACCTTGCGCAGGCTTGCCGCGATGCCTTCCCTCGACCGGTCGGCATCGTCCTCTGGATCCTGGCAGAAATAGCGATCATCGCTACCGACATAGCGGAGGTGATCGGCACTGCGATCGGGCTCAACCTGATCTTCGGCATCCCACTGGAACTGGGAGTCGTCATCACGGCACTGGACGTCTTCCTCATCCTGTATCTCCAGAAGCTAGGTTTCCGTTGGGTCGAAGCGCTCGTAATCACGTTGCTGGGTGTGATTACCGTCTGCTTCACCATCCAGATCGCGCTTGCGGATCCCGACTGGGGACAAGTCATCCTCGGATTTGCCCCGACCACAGAGATCGTCACCAACCCGGATATGCTGTACCTCGCGCTAGGGATTCTTGGTGCAACCGTCATGCCGCACAATCTGTATCTCCACTCAGGGATCGTGCAGACACGCGCTTACGGCACAACAGTCCCCCAGAAGCGGGAGGCACTCAAGTTCGCCACCCTCGACTCGACAATCGCCCTGATGTTTGCGTTGCTCGTGAATGCCTCAATTCTGATCCTCGCAGCGGCCACATTCCACAAGACAGGCCAGACGACGGTGGCCGAACTCGGTGAAGCGCATAGCCTTCTTGCACCGCTGCTCGGTCTTGCAATCGCCCCAACGTTGTTCGGTATCGCGCTCCTATGCTGCGGTATCAATTCGACGGTTACGGCGACACTGGCTGGACAGATTGTCATGGAAGGCTTTTTGAACATCAGGCTCGCGCCCTGGCTACGACGATTGATCACACGCGGTATCGCCATTATTCCGGCTGCCGGGGTTACGATATTGTTTGGAGACGGTGGAACAGCGCAACTCTTAATCCTGACACAGGTGGTGCTCAGTCTTCAACTCTCGTTCGCAGTGTTCCCGCTTGTGATGTTCACATCCGACCGGGCGAAGATGGGGGAACTGACGGCTCCTTACTGGCTGACTGCTTTCGCTTGGCTGATTGCAATCGTGATCGCCCTCCTGAACATCAAGCTTCTTGTGGATTTCGTCGCGTCCTAACGTAACGAAATTCGCCCTCTGACACGGAAGGATGCGAAGATGATTATGATTTATGATGGGCCGCCAAGTATATTCTCATGGGCGAAGAAACCCTGAGCTTCCTGAGACTGGCGAGAAGGCTTCAGACCCTTCTGCTATCTTCATTTCCTATACTGAAAATAGGAGCGCTTTCCGGCGGCAGCGCCCTCATCTCAACGGAAAGCCCTAATGTAGGCGGTGGTTGAAAGGGTCATCAGTTACCCAGATTGCAGACGAGATGAACGAAACGTAGCTCGAAACGAGCAACCTGTCAGTCGTGTTCCGTCGAGCAAAGACAGTGGTTGGCAAGAGCCCGAATTACGTAGCAGTCGCGTACCTGGTTGGAATTGCAGTGCGTTGAGATCCGCTCCAGTTCTGCTTCCAATTTTTTTAGGCGCTGGATCTTCTCACGGACGGTTACGAGTTGCTTGGCGGCAATACCGTCAGCTTCCTCGCAAGGTTTCTCCGGATGCTGACTAAGATCGATGAGTTCGCGGATGGCCTCGATCGTCAGTCCCAGCTCGCGTGCGTGCTTTATGAAGGACAGCCGCTCACGTTCCGTCTTCGAATAGCGTCGCTGATTTCCTTCCGAGCGTTCCGTATGCGAGAGAAGCCCCATCTGCTCGTAATATCTGATCGTCGGAACCTTTACCCCAGTCGTCTTCGATAAATCACCGATTGTCAGCATATGAATACTCCAGTCATGACATGCAGCGTCGAACCACTGCGGTTTGTTCGAGTTTGAAAAGAAACTGACGCTATCGAAACGTGATGGGGTATCCAGCACAGAATTTTGATATGAGGATGAGTTGTTGAGATCAAGTTCCACTGCGATCGTGTCGCTACGCCTGACAATCATGTCTTCCCCAACGAAGTCGCATGTCGGTCCGGACGCAATGAGATCGCGACAAGAAGGAAGGCCCCACAGACGATGAATACGTCTGCCAGATTGAAGGCTGGCCATGACCAACCGAAGGCGTGGAAATCCAGATAGTCCGTGACGCTCAGGTTCCAGAAGCGATCGATGACATTGCCGCTCGCGCCTCCTGCAACCGCCGTGATCGAAACCCGCTCTGCAACAGTCTTTGCCATTACCGCCCAGATCACCAGCGCTATCACGATTACGCCTTGAAGCAGCGCGAACAGTCGTGGAGCCGATCCCATCGTGTCGGAGAAAAGGCCGAAGCTGACACCCGGGTTATAGGCAAGCATCAGGTTGAAGAATGGGGTTACCGGGATTACTCTCGGTGGATCCATCAATTCGGTTACAACCAGATACTTCGTGGTGAGATCGATCAAGCATAGCGCGGCAACCCAGAGAAGGACGAGAGCGGCTCTGGCTGTGATCTTGTTTAATGATGCCTTCATCGGATTCCCTGTTGCATGACGACAATCCGGGCCTTTGACGGGACGGTTTCATAAAGCTCCATCACATCCTGATTGATGAGGCGAACGCAGCCTGACGAAACGGCGTGGCCGATTGAACGCCAGTCCGTGGTGCCGTGAAGCCGGTAAAGCGTGTCCTTGCCATGCTGGAAGATGTAGAGAGCACGAGCACCAAGCGGATTATTGGGGCCGGGTGCCTGGCCGCCGTTCGCATATGAATATTTCTGTAGCTCTGGTTGTCTCGCTATCATCTCCGGAGGCGGTGTCCACTGGGGCCATTTCTGCCGCCACTGGATTATTCCTTCACCCGACCAGGTGAAGCCCGCGCGCCCGATACCGATACCGTATCTCATTGCCGTGCCAGCATCTTCAGTGAGATAGAGGAACCTGTTGCGAACATCGACGACAACAACGCCCGCAGGCTCGCCGGTGAGGTTTTCAACGCGCTGCCGATAGTATCTCGGGTCGATCTTTCGAAAGGGAACTCTAGGTAACCGGTAGCCGCCGTCGCTCCTTGCAGCGTAGCGGGCCTCAAGCTCACGTTCGCTCGGTTCCATTTGACTGGCGGGCCTGACGACAGCCGCCGCTGTAGAAACCGGGCTTCCAAAGACGGCTGATGCCAATGCACCACCAGATAGAGCGACGAGTGACCGACGTTTCATCAGACGCGGTTTGAGCATGCATATCCCCATTTGAAGGACACGTTTGAATCCTCCACATTACTGATTCCGTACAATTCTACGATCTCTAGTAGCTTGAGGTTCAAGCGCTTGCTGACAGCTAAGGTCGGGTCTCAACTAATTGTGTAAGGCTCGTGATGGAGTGCGCCTTATCATCAGGGACAAATTGGCGCAGTCACAGATTGGCAGCTTTTGTTTCAGTTCGACCTTTGCTAGTCATCTGTTGATTTATGTCATTTTGCTTGTCTGGAACGAATGATCCGCAGCGTTTTAACCAGTTGGAAGACCGTGGCTGTCCTGACGATGATCTTCATTCAGATCATCTCCGGAAGCCTCTGCTCGACTCCGTTGGAAAATCGCACATTCGTTCCGCCCGGTGTCGCTACCTTCGTGCAGGAACGAGGTTCACCGGTGGATAACAGGAAACTCCTCTTGTCTGAGGCCGACCATCACGTCCGCTGCGAGCAGCGGTCTCTACAAGCAGAACTGTATGATTTTAGATTCTCGGAAGGACTGCGATATTCCGTATCCGCGGACCTCCTTCGTGAAAGCCAGATCTATCTGATCTCGCGCCCGCCAAAATACCTGAGCTAAGGCAATCTGTTCGGCACTGTGCACGTACGTCTTACTGAATCAGTTCGACCATGGATCTCTTACGCCCAAGCCATTCTTCGCCGATATCTGGCGGAGCGTGTGAGCTACGTATCGGGACTTCTCAAGAGCAGCCGGATTCCATCCTGAAATCATAATCCCTTACATCGGGAGTCGAAGGTGTCTTTGTCAAAAAAGCTCTTTCTCCTCGCTGTTGGCACCTTTTTGCTCCCGCTCGGTGGATGCAAGATGGTCGTAATGTCGCCATCCGGCGATATTGCACGTCAGCAGGCGGATCTCATCGTCATCGCAACCGTGCTGATGCTCCTCATCATCGTACCGGTCCTGTTTCTCACCTTCTATTTTGCCTGGCATTACCGCCATTCCAACAAGAAGGCGAAATATGACCCGGAGTGGCATCACTCCGTAAAACTTGAGATGGTGATCTGGTCAGCGCCGCTTGCCATCATCATCGCGCTGGGAACTATCACGTGGATCAGCACTCACAGACTTGACCCATATCGCCCACTCGACAGGATCGATGCAAATCGTCCTGTTACACCCGACATCAGGCCGATCACCGTAGAAGTGGTCGCACTCGATTGGAAATGGCTGTTCTTCTATCCGGAGTACGGAATTGCTACGGTTAATGAGCTTGCTGCGCCCGTAGATGTACCGATCAACTTCAAGCTGACTGCATCATCGGTCATGAATGCATTCTATGTGCCGGCGCTCGCCGGGATGATCTATGCCATGCCCGGAATGCAGACGAAACTCCATGCCGTCATCAACGAGACCGGCACCTACGATGGTCTTTCTGCCAACTATAGTGGAGACGGCTTCTCTCAGATGCGGTTCAAGTTCCTTGGATTGAACCAGGGTGATTTCGATCAATGGGTCGCGCGTGTCAAACGGACCGGCACGGCACTCAACCGGGACAGTTACTTGAAGCTTGAGAAACCGAGCACGGCCGAACCTGTACGTTATTACTCCACGGTGCAGGAAGGTCTCTACCGCTCGGTGCTCAACATGTGCGCCCGTGAAGGCCAGATGTGCATGGATGAGATGATGCACATCGACAAGATGGGCGGGGCAGGTGTGGAGAGCCGGGAAAACCGGGCGCGCCTGGAATACGACAACCGCCGGACGACCGGCGCAGCCGAAGACAACGATGTCGCACCCGCCCCTGTCACAGGCACCCCAACCCGCGGCGAGAGCCCCGCGAACGTCATCGATAGCAAGGTGAGCCAGCCGTCGATGCCGATGAACCATAGCATGAAGAACATGCAGCATCCCACCACACCCGAAAGCGATGAGAGCGGGCAGGCACCCGACCGGCTCGACGCTGAAGTGCCCGCAAAACCCTGAAGGATTCGACAGATAAGATGTTCGAAAATCTAACACTCGCTCAACTCGTCTTCGGGCGGCTCACCTGGGAAGCGATCCCTTACGATCCAATCATCCGCAGCACGTTTGTTGCCGTGGTTATCGGTGGCCTGGCCATCGTGGGATTGATTACGAAATACAAACTGTGGGGTTATCTCTGGAGGGAATGGTTCACATCTGTCGATCACAAAAAGATCGGCATCATGTACATCGTTCTGGCGCTCGTCATGCTTCTGCGCGGCTTCGCCGACGCGATCATGATGCGTATTCAGCAGGCCATCGCCTTCAACGGCAACGAGGGATACCTGAACGCCGACCACTATGATCAGATATTCACCGCCCACGGCGTGATCATGATCTTTTTTGTCGCCATGCCGTTCATAACAGGGTTCATGAACTACATTGTGCCGCTCCAGATCGGTGCTCGCGATGTGTCATTTCCGTTCCTGAACAATTTCTCATTCTGGATGACGACGGCGGGTGCGATCATCATCATGATCTCGCTATTCGTAGGAGAATTCGCAAAGACCGGCTGGTTGGCCTATCCGCCGTTGTCGGGTGCCGATTACAGCCCTGGCGTCGGTGTGGACTACTACATCTGGGGTTTGCAGGTAGCCGGCATCGGAACAACGCTGTCGGGCATCAACCTCGTTGCGACCATCGTCAAGATGCGCGCACCGGGGATGTCTCTGATGAAAATGCCTGTTTTCACTTGGACCTCGCTTTGCACCAACATCCTGATCGTGGCGACATTCCCGATATTGACTGCAACGCTTGCGCTGCTGACCGCAGACCGCTATCTGGACACCAACTTCTTCACGAACGATCTCGGCGGTAACCCGATGATGTACGTGAACCTGATCTGGATGTGGGGTCATCCGGAAGTTTACATCCTGATCCTCCCGGCTTTTGGCATCTTTTCGGAAGTTGCATCTACGTTCTCGGGCAAGCGGCTGTTCGGCTACGCGTCGATGGTCTACGCGACATGTACGATCATGCTTCTTTCTTATGTGGTCTGGCTGCATCATTTCTTCACGATGGGAGCAGGTGCGTCCGTCAACGCCTTCTTTGGAATAGCAACGATGATCATTTCGATCCCGACGGGTGCGAAGATGTTCAACTGGCTGTTCACGATGTACAAGGGAAGGATCCGTTACGAACTGCCGATGTACTGGTTGATCGGCTTTATGGTGACATTCGTCATCGGCGGTATGACAGGCGTCATGCTGGCTATACCTCCTGCTGACTTTGTGCTGCACAATTCGCTCTTCCTGATTGCCCACTTCCACAACGTCATCATCGGCGGCGTGCTGTTCGGCCTGATGGCAGGAGTAACCTATTGGTGGCCGAAGGCCTTCGGTTTCAAGCTCGATCCGTTCTGGGGCAAGATGAGCTTCTGGTTCTGGCAGATCGGTTTCTTCGTCGCCTTCATGCCGCTCTATGTGCTCGGACTAATGGGCGTGACGCGCAGAGTTTCGCAGTTTGATGATCCCTCGTTACAGATCTGGTTCATCATCGCCGCATTCGGGGCGGGCCTGATTGCACTCGGTATCCTGTTCTTCATTATCCAGATGGTCGTCAGCGTGATGAGACGCGACCAGCTCCGCTGCACGACGGGCGATCCATGGGGTGGCCGAACCCTGGAATGGGCTACTTCCTCGCCGCCGCCAGAATACAACTTCGCTTTCACTCCAGTGGTCCATGAGATGGACGCATGGCACGACATGAAGGAATGTGGATACGCGAGACCACTGGCCGGATACAAGGCGATTCACATGCCCAGAA comes from the Rhizobium oryzihabitans genome and includes:
- a CDS encoding copper chaperone PCu(A)C yields the protein MNKRSNSTIRVAATIFACLLAGTAFAHDFKAGKLELRHPWSALAPPVAPVLGGYVTIVNTGQESDRLVGGTTNIAERLEIHESSLVDGVAKMRPAKQGLEIAPGATLALQPGGTHIMLVKPINRPVEGEKFKATLLFEKAGAVEVEFVVQKPKRESGEDHSGHQDP
- a CDS encoding Nramp family divalent metal transporter — encoded protein: MDSPVKGWRRAGGEASLSDVHRSIAVATGQGTFRRAMAFFGPGYLVAVGYMDPGNWATSLAGGSRFGYALLTVALVSNIMAIVLQSLCARLAIGSGRDLAQACRDAFPRPVGIVLWILAEIAIIATDIAEVIGTAIGLNLIFGIPLELGVVITALDVFLILYLQKLGFRWVEALVITLLGVITVCFTIQIALADPDWGQVILGFAPTTEIVTNPDMLYLALGILGATVMPHNLYLHSGIVQTRAYGTTVPQKREALKFATLDSTIALMFALLVNASILILAAATFHKTGQTTVAELGEAHSLLAPLLGLAIAPTLFGIALLCCGINSTVTATLAGQIVMEGFLNIRLAPWLRRLITRGIAIIPAAGVTILFGDGGTAQLLILTQVVLSLQLSFAVFPLVMFTSDRAKMGELTAPYWLTAFAWLIAIVIALLNIKLLVDFVAS
- a CDS encoding MerR family transcriptional regulator, which produces MLTIGDLSKTTGVKVPTIRYYEQMGLLSHTERSEGNQRRYSKTERERLSFIKHARELGLTIEAIRELIDLSQHPEKPCEEADGIAAKQLVTVREKIQRLKKLEAELERISTHCNSNQVRDCYVIRALANHCLCSTEHD
- the lspA gene encoding signal peptidase II gives rise to the protein MKASLNKITARAALVLLWVAALCLIDLTTKYLVVTELMDPPRVIPVTPFFNLMLAYNPGVSFGLFSDTMGSAPRLFALLQGVIVIALVIWAVMAKTVAERVSITAVAGGASGNVIDRFWNLSVTDYLDFHAFGWSWPAFNLADVFIVCGAFLLVAISLRPDRHATSLGKT
- a CDS encoding L,D-transpeptidase; protein product: MLKPRLMKRRSLVALSGGALASAVFGSPVSTAAAVVRPASQMEPSERELEARYAARSDGGYRLPRVPFRKIDPRYYRQRVENLTGEPAGVVVVDVRNRFLYLTEDAGTAMRYGIGIGRAGFTWSGEGIIQWRQKWPQWTPPPEMIARQPELQKYSYANGGQAPGPNNPLGARALYIFQHGKDTLYRLHGTTDWRSIGHAVSSGCVRLINQDVMELYETVPSKARIVVMQQGIR
- the cyoA gene encoding ubiquinol oxidase subunit II; translation: MVVMSPSGDIARQQADLIVIATVLMLLIIVPVLFLTFYFAWHYRHSNKKAKYDPEWHHSVKLEMVIWSAPLAIIIALGTITWISTHRLDPYRPLDRIDANRPVTPDIRPITVEVVALDWKWLFFYPEYGIATVNELAAPVDVPINFKLTASSVMNAFYVPALAGMIYAMPGMQTKLHAVINETGTYDGLSANYSGDGFSQMRFKFLGLNQGDFDQWVARVKRTGTALNRDSYLKLEKPSTAEPVRYYSTVQEGLYRSVLNMCAREGQMCMDEMMHIDKMGGAGVESRENRARLEYDNRRTTGAAEDNDVAPAPVTGTPTRGESPANVIDSKVSQPSMPMNHSMKNMQHPTTPESDESGQAPDRLDAEVPAKP
- the cyoB gene encoding cytochrome o ubiquinol oxidase subunit I, translated to MFENLTLAQLVFGRLTWEAIPYDPIIRSTFVAVVIGGLAIVGLITKYKLWGYLWREWFTSVDHKKIGIMYIVLALVMLLRGFADAIMMRIQQAIAFNGNEGYLNADHYDQIFTAHGVIMIFFVAMPFITGFMNYIVPLQIGARDVSFPFLNNFSFWMTTAGAIIIMISLFVGEFAKTGWLAYPPLSGADYSPGVGVDYYIWGLQVAGIGTTLSGINLVATIVKMRAPGMSLMKMPVFTWTSLCTNILIVATFPILTATLALLTADRYLDTNFFTNDLGGNPMMYVNLIWMWGHPEVYILILPAFGIFSEVASTFSGKRLFGYASMVYATCTIMLLSYVVWLHHFFTMGAGASVNAFFGIATMIISIPTGAKMFNWLFTMYKGRIRYELPMYWLIGFMVTFVIGGMTGVMLAIPPADFVLHNSLFLIAHFHNVIIGGVLFGLMAGVTYWWPKAFGFKLDPFWGKMSFWFWQIGFFVAFMPLYVLGLMGVTRRVSQFDDPSLQIWFIIAAFGAGLIALGILFFIIQMVVSVMRRDQLRCTTGDPWGGRTLEWATSSPPPEYNFAFTPVVHEMDAWHDMKECGYARPLAGYKAIHMPRNTGAGVILSGISIALAFALIWYIWWLAIVSFAAIIIISIAHTFNYNRDFYIPAATVAEVEDARSKLLAQGN